One window from the genome of Elaeis guineensis isolate ETL-2024a chromosome 5, EG11, whole genome shotgun sequence encodes:
- the LOC140858004 gene encoding uncharacterized protein, translating into MEMEKAFAVQECLDEEKIRYAAYLLQGEAYNWCQRLQRKHEQDGEILTWERFWIAFYDQYFPRSIRIQKEQEFIYLKQKGMSVTEYEAKFTELAKFALRLVDGEQERVHKFEMGLRIEIQKQVVPYELTTYADVVNKALIIEREVNEERMERERKQRKRAKSNDTQGQNNKNIKRSAKGVVDNKTQQIDGEPCSRCGKNHANKDCYWNTGACFKCGQKDHKIASCPLNTENQVGQRTHEGQHKGGGQIFKNQGRVYALTQQNAQASNTLVTDHLYDSVEASIKHAIPPVATELRQIE; encoded by the coding sequence atggagatggagaaggctttcgctgtccaagagtgtcttgatgaagaaaagattcgatatgcagcttatttactacaaggagaagcatacaactggtgtcagcgactacagcgcaagcatgaacaagacggcgaaatacttacttgggaaagattttggattgcattctatgatcagtattttcctcggagtataaggattcagaaagagcaagagtttatttatttgaagcaaaagggtatgagtgtgactgaatatgaagcaaaatttacagagttagcaaaatttgctctgagattagtggatggtgagcaagaacgtgttcacaagtttgagatgggattgaGAATCGAGATTCAAAAACAAGTTGTTCCATATGAATTAACAACTTATgctgatgtggtaaacaaagcactgataattgaaagagaagtcaatgaagaacgcatggaaagggaaagaaagcaaagaaagagagcaaaatcaaatgatacacaaggacagaataataaaaatatcaaaagatcagctaagggagtagtagacaataagactcaacagattgatggtgagccatgctccagatgtggcaaaaatcatgcaaacaaggattgctattggaatacaggtgcttgtttcaaatgtggtcagaaggatcataaaattgctagctgcccgctaaatactgaaaatcaagttggccaaagaactcatgaaggacaacataagggtggtggacagatttttaaaaatcagggaagagtttatgcgcttactcaacagaatgcacaggcttccaatacactggtgacag